Below is a window of Drosophila nasuta strain 15112-1781.00 chromosome X, ASM2355853v1, whole genome shotgun sequence DNA.
GTTGAGTTCCCCCCATAAGCTCCACTTTTTTCACCACTGCTAGTTGGCAGAtcttttgtagttgttgtggttgtagctgcagttgcagttgctgttgcagttgtagttgtaatgCTGCTCTGACTCTCACTGGAAACACATTGATTTCGGACCTCTACTGGTGGGAAGCTGTCATTAACATTGGGCGAGGTTGCAGACGACAAGCAACTAGTGCGTGCGAATTCAGGTTCCCTGAAGCTATGGACAAAAGTACAAATATCGGCTATAGaatttgtatggcaaaatAGTATTCAACAATAATAGGCGCCAATCGAATGTGATGTGGTACCAAAAGATGTATTACAAGATAATTAATCGGATactacaaattataaaaaaaaagttacaacAACCTCTCCGCGAGGAAGTAGAAAGTATACAATATCAGTATCAATCGGACGATCCAGCTTGTGATAGAGATTCAATTACAATGCTAAAGTTTATACGTCAATTACAATGCTAAAGATTATACCTGGGCATTAAGGAAACGGAGGCACGTCGTTGCTCGACCAAATTGGGCAGCAAACGTTTGCTGTCCGCCTCGCCACTGTCTACGGTGTTTTGATGCCGTATGCCTATATTACGTTGTATGCGATCGCCTAACTCGCACAATTCCGGAAATGTGCTGAAAGAGTCGAAACCGTCATTAGTGTTAAGTATACTTTATAATTGAGATCAATTGCTTACCCAGTTAAAGGTTTCGGATCGCTTCTGTCATTGAGTTTATCTGGCTTCGAAGTTGACAGCCAAGTTGAAGTGGAAGCTGCATCAAATGGAGATGTAGTCACCATTGAACTGGATGTTTGAGTTTTCTGCTCGCATGGACTAACAGACAGCTTAACAGGTGCTGCTGGCGGAACTGGAACTGGTGACAAATTATCCCAAGGGCAGACACTACAAGTTGCAGCTGGCAAATTCTCCTCGGTGACCTCCAGCTGAATGACTTTCGTGTTAGGTGTTTCTCTGTGAAGTCAAAAAGTAGCAAATGTGTTAAAGTTCAATTGACGATTGTTTAATCTGCTAAAATCTACAAAAGGAGTACTGATTAAGGAATACAAAGCTCAACCCTTTCTATCTTATTAATTCATTTAGTTTTAGGGCAAACAACCGATTTTATACGACACAAacggttgacaatctggtatatttcatactctatagtatattttgattataatagtatatcggTATACTAAATGTAACCCTCGGTATTTACCctagtatttttgaggtatattaatttggtttctcttcgactgtagctttcttacatgttcTTATTGACTTTGAAATCGTCCAAATTCTATTTTGCTTTCTCTAAATTATCTTATTGCATAGCTTTAAGCAAATGCTTATTAGTTAGTGCTAAGTTAAAATTTTCGTTGATAATGTGTATTATCACTATTAGCAGATTTCCCATTGAGTATTTTAACTTGATCTAAGCTTACCCCTACGAATTGTGATTTCAAAGATGAGCACTTTTATTACCTGTATGGAATCTCGCAGAGATTGTTTTGCGAATGGGAGTGTGGCACTTTCGAGCCGGAGTCCTTGTCAACCCCAATGACAGCGAGCTCGTGTGCCGATCCAGTGAGACTCCGATCACTGCCTCGACGACGAGCCAAGTTTCCTGGAGGTGGTGTGGGTATAATTGAGACTTTGGACGCATCCCCCAAATGCGGCTGACTGGAAAGGGCAGCAGTCATCTTTTTCTTGGCGCCACTAACGCCGCCAAAGTTAAAGAAGCGCTTTTTGTGCGACGGCTGAATGCCACTGTCTACAAGACGTTTGTAGTGCTCCGAGCGTACAAATCGTGGGTAGCAATCTTTTTTCAACAGCAGCATGTAGATGTGCTCGGAAGCGGAATCGAATGTGAAGCGAGATGGATTTTTAAGACCGCGTAAAACGCTTTCCATTGTCTTGCCATCGATGTTGATTTCACAGGGAGCTCCAGGCTTGAGAAACTCTCTGCAAAtgtgaaatttcaatttgatatttGCATTAGAAATTGATGTTtccattaacaacaacaaaaaccgaGCAACTTACTCGAATATCTCGTTAACCTTATGCGCTACTTGCGACTGCGCAGATCGGCGGAGACAATTCACGGCAATCCAGAATCGGATGTTCTCATGCGAATACTCCTTCTCGAGAAACACGGTGAATTCATGCAAGCCCGTTGGATCTGAGACAAGCTCATCTATGGAAATGGCCCAGCGTTTGACACGCTTCTCTGTGGGTATATCAACAAAAGTGCTGTTCAATTGCCAAAATGCAATATCCTCGGTGACCCAGGGATTCGAGGGCAGAGCTGGCTGCAGAAAGAAATCGTATTCGCTAAACGTTTCCGAATACGCGACTAGAGATTCGCATGCTTGCGACATTTTCATGCGTGTGCGATTCAACGATTTCTCCAAATAGTCGACTTCGCGTTGTAGATCATCAACAACagtcttctttttgtttgactTAAGACCCTGGCGATCCCGCGATGGAACCGGACACGGCTCAAGCGGCGTAAATTGACCAGGTGGTGGACGGTGAACGCGCCAATAAGCACGCTCTTGCGAATCACCAACGATTTTGTCACCCTTCTTGCGATCCTTGGCCAAGCGCACCTGCTCCTCGGCCTGCATGGAAATGAAGTCCCACTTGCCCTTTAGATTCTTGTGCAGCGATGCCAAGGCTTCCGCCTCGTAATCCTCAAGGGCATGTCTCTGCTTGTTGCGTAGTGACCTTTTTGCCAAATAAATCGCGTATTCAACATTGTCGGGTGCCTTGTGCTGCCAGGGCCAATAGTAAGGTGTTTGGAAGCGGTAAAGCGATGAGTCGTCTTTGACGGTCAGCATCTTGGAGTCGTTGACAGGAAAAAAAGTAGCCATGAAGGCATAATTGATTAGCAATGTTTAACGCCTCCGACTCCTCAATCTGAAGGCGATCCATGAGCCACTCAATTAGATCGTAACCTgtaataccaaaaaaacaatattttctcttttcattttggttATACACAAAAAAGGGAAATTTAGGAAACGCGAAAAAGTTTCATGGTACATAATTTTGTGGTTCTGAGAAAGGTTcctttgaaatattatatatatattattatagtctaatattcaaatatatattgatgctacatatatttaaaatttaaaatttgcatatttccaCCCACAAATATCCTTTTAAGTCTGTTAATCTCGGATTCTGACTGcttaaaagcaaatacaatatttttaaatcacaATCAATCCAATATTGAATCTGATCTCAGATACTCAGCGCCAAACTGCTGCTACAGAGATCAGAACCATTTTGTACTATTCTCCAAACATCTTATGAAtcttttatatacatatgtactacgTATTTACATACCCATAAATGCATATGGTATGGATGTGAGGAATATCTTCTGTTGTCGCACTGGAACTCCATGTTCTTGATCCTGCATCTCACGCACCAGCATTTCCATCTGAAAAGACCAAAATCGTGTgcaatgtaaaatatttgcttaaatgtacatttaaaatatatttatttgagtaTGGGATCTAAGTGAGTAGCTTTGATCAATATTGCTGATAATGTAATATAAGTAAATGTATTCAAGGAACATGTTTTGTTAATCATcacaaatcgaaaaacaaaCTTGCGATCAATTATTCGGATTTGAGCAAATAAAAGAACGCATCGATCGATTCCaaatttgaaagtttttttatacccgctacccatagggtaaaagggtattataactttgtgccgacaggaaatgtatgtaacaggtagaaggagtcatctccgaccctataaagtatatatattcttgatcagcgtcaacagccgagacgatctagccatgtccgtctgtccgtctgtgtgtctgtccgtccgtccgtatgaacacctagatctcagagactataagagatagagctataattttttttcgactgcatttgctatgtttgcacgcagatcaagtttgtttcaaatttttgccacgcccacttccgcccccgcaaatcaaaaaaaatcaaatagaaagcgtaattttaaagctagagttacgaattttggtatatagtataattactatagtagttatgattcctgaaaatttggttgcgatcagataaaataaaaaaagttattaaagaaatacttttgtatgggcaaatcgcctacttactaggggtctgagttgctttagctgacaatctggtatattgagccgtccatggtatattttgaatgcggtactatatcgatataccacataagtatactatttggtatattttaggtatatttgcagtgtatttggtatattttgagaataataccgcaaaatatattggctttaatcaaattgggtagcgggtatctcacagtcgagtacactcgactgtagctttcttacttgttttaattaacGATTGCTCAAAGTACACGTATTTTCGTcttgttttcaatatatttttctttgtatttatatctttttttCGGAGTTTCTTTTTCAGCAATAGTAGCTTATATTgctttgtattaatattatcaAGCCAAACTAAAAAGCAAGTAAGGAATCTATATTCAAGTGTgcaacagtgcggtattattcagAAAATATTCCCAATTTCATATACCGCAAAACTACTAAAACATTCCAAAGGCTATGtttgatataatatatatattgatatagtacaacattaaaaatatacgtTAGAGTACCAAATATGCCATgttgtcagccaaaacaactaagtCCCGTACTTGGCAGGAGTTTCtccccatacaaaactatttcttaaataacatgtacaatttttatctgattttTTACGGCAGTTGTTAttatatgtaccaaaaatcggctctagctttaaaatgaCGCATGTATTTCTTGATCTGCATGTAAACATCACAAGTGGTgcctaaaaaaaattatatctctgtctcttatagtctctgagatctaacATAGTTGTTCATACGGACGACGGAAGGAAAGACGaatggacatggctatatcgtgttggctgttgacgctgatcaagaatatatatattttataggatCGGAGATAACTTAttttgcctgttacatacatttcctgcaggcacatAGTTATAATACCACTCTATGATATagttagcgggtataaaaatcggAACCATACAGAGTATATGTAAAGTTTAAGGTTTCAGTGAAGTTGAATAGATAAACATTACTTGTATTGCTACAAAAGCTCACTCATTGAATGTTCACTTGTGACGTCAACTTGATTAAACTTCACGATCACCAACAGGCTTGATAATTTAATGTGTTCTATATAAGgtatatatatctacataAAGGTACACTCACCTTGTCGAACGACATCGGACGGGAGAGCTTCTCAATTGTTTGGGGCTGCGGTAGTTGGGTTGCACAAAACGGCGAATTGCTGCCGATTGAGCCAGAGCCACAGGTCGAGCCATGGTGTTGATGAGAAGCCGCTGTTGTTGAGCCCGCTggctgatgttgctgatgatgcgGATGTGGATGCGGATGTGGATGCTGATGtggatgctgatgctgatgtgggtgctgatgctgatgtggATGGTGATGACCTACTGCACTGCCACTGAATGCAGTTGCCGCCTGAGTCGTGGCAGATATGGCAGTTGCCGTGGATGCCAAATCGGGAATGCTGCTGGCACAATGAATATTACTActactgctgttgccgctgccaattgctgctgctgctgttgttgtagttgttgttgttgttgtt
It encodes the following:
- the LOC132796102 gene encoding LOW QUALITY PROTEIN: uncharacterized protein LOC132796102 (The sequence of the model RefSeq protein was modified relative to this genomic sequence to represent the inferred CDS: deleted 3 bases in 2 codons), whose translation is MEPPGLPGLPPSRDRQLVLCNESTSPHIVVTTSSTISKEPQIQNPQQHVKPTSLSLQPLVALPQGQGQTQELPAHTQANNNRITSTTTTTTTTTTAAAAIGSGNSSSSNIHCASSIPDLASTATAISATTQAATAFSGSAVGHHHPHQHQHPHQHQHPHQHPHPHPHPHHQQHQPAGSTTAASHQHHGSTCGSGSIGSNSPFCATQLPQPQTIEKLSRPMSFDKMEMLVREMQDQEHGVPVRQQKIFLTSIPYAFMGYDLIEWLMDRLQIEESEALNIANQLCLHGYFFPVNDSKMLTVKDDSSLYRFQTPYYWPWQHKAPDNVEYAIYLAKRSLRNKQRHALEDYEAEALASLHKNLKGKWDFISMQAEEQVRLAKDRKKGDKIVGDSQERAYWRVHRPPPGQFTPLEPCPVPSRDRQGLKSNKKKTVVDDLQREVDYLEKSLNRTRMKMSQACESLVAYSETFSEYDFFLQPALPSNPWVTEDIAFWQLNSTFVDIPTEKRVKRWAISIDELVSDPTGLHEFTVFLEKEYSHENIRFWIAVNCLRRSAQSQVAHKVNEIFEEFLKPGAPCEINIDGKTMESVLRGLKNPSRFTFDSASEHIYMLLLKKDCYPRFVRSEHYKRLVDSGIQPSHKKRFFNFGGVSGAKKKMTAALSSQPHLGDASKVSIIPTPPPGNLARRRGSDRSLTGSAHELAVIGVDKDSGSKVPHSHSQNNLCEIPYRETPNTKVIQLEVTEENLPAATCSVCPWDNLSPVPVPPAAPVKLSVSPCEQKTQTSSSMVTTSPFDAASTSTWLSTSKPDKLNDRSDPKPLTGTFPELCELGDRIQRNIGIRHQNTVDSGEADSKRLLPNLVEQRRASVSLMPSFREPEFARTSCLSSATSPNVNDSFPPVEVRNQCVSSESQSSITTTTATATATAATTTTTTKDLPTSSGEKSGAYGGNYKLSMSQRSSDLAVSELPALTTPVPTPTPTATATPIATATTTPTPPSNTKLTPSPKICTPYVQRTLKSQDSTSANAKVETDDPTGSVLSSISSNEAADQKFDFDSQTVIKEVQIELIEPIIYNNNELQLELADNKVQEQQAQHANNPCLSSSNSKDIQCDPQQDKQFKELIEMEIAESDVTSDLEVFVQESAEGELSPTTEEYQEGMHFGDARKDIVYDIGDTDRHLGYIPPASTPVPSMAPLAVLDIDTVDDEHFDDDLVVQIPVPVPVAVPVTVPLPIPVPVPVAVPMSGVLSSDEVRRRRKKRNLEAGKKDEKDKKNEKASGTAETVTDVEVEHNTICPWEDENVDTSDGTFVKTYATLGYL